A window of Lacibacter sediminis contains these coding sequences:
- a CDS encoding CARDB domain-containing protein, whose translation MGRLLYTCVCFFVLSMLAQFCFGQAKDSIFPILQPCGAGTPSLSWDRDFNKRLVNFEKAKITGRFSSTNYVIPVVVHVLHGGEAVGEDENISWDRIKSQIDVLNADFSGSNSDVINTPGNFQSVIAGNTRVQFCLAKTDPDGNLLQEPGVNRINWKAKGWDIVAGTQSREVFTNYFELIIKPNTIWDPKRYLNIWVSDKKQSLNEILSGYARYPTFPDTTTFPELPLQSFNIETEKTSGIWIYSKYFGINKVIFNLHPLGRVATHEIGHWLGLYHTFETFKQDEAGNTIFECQGGGQDGYLVGDRCKDTPPQYSYNSSECRDKYDTCPDLQNLPDMECNHMGYSPDDCHVMFTLDQAKRIEMTMANGIFRKSLNSSMACSDCPELVIVDQSTPKSTVIPGETISIRFKEKAKGVVSAGPNIVSLHLSSNNILTPGQNGDLYLGEISVTQTLQPGTQTELLNLNVTIPSNTTPGSYYIFISADGTNIISECVEDNNFATVQITVLGNCSDLIVIDQFTNPSLINSGQTISIGCKVKNIGNTSANAPHFVNIHLSEDDVLTPGLNGDIYIDEMEVSEILSIQSSSASLSKQMQIPSWIPTGTYYVFFAADGRGQIEECDNTNNFATTILNVVATSQPTSTGQPIKAYSYWFDNEFDNNVKVSNLSANNYELKASIPMASLSPGLHTINIGFSDRFNRHSSYLSETIYKINPLTPAGLSKYEYWIDDKFDEKELGFLLPASEAFIIQNISLETLSSGLHTFNIRFKPDGEHWSSISTSLIYKLNQNIPTGGAQYEYWFDNNYNSKISTGVSSSSNYFLINDIESGNLATGLHTLHFRFKPNGKHWTTATSDFIYIQNSTLGKIKKFQYWIDDDVKDSVSLNLSEFDDIQILSNLSVKNIEPGLHVLHTRFENSVGVWSVITSSFFYRSLNAEAKEKKVKRYRYWFDSKVSDTTVVVLASPSSDFELLKDICTSDLLVGNHIVNVQFQDSLNNWSSIITTSFYKAPPSGLLIKASGPTTFCEGSNVILSAMDCGSCTYQWSNGLTTRTITVNQSGNYYVSVNIDNCVQFSDTLKVVVNKKPDSPLLINGSTSVSIGQSTSYAISSTANATGYYWTISGGGNIINGQNTNLININWTSIGNHTVSVRALNTCDSSDVRILDVQVSFPTSTSNVEDLHQLFVTPNPNSGLFYLHINGAQFKNVSFQILNVLGQTLVTDRANINSENFMHYVGISNLPNGLYFLKVNIGRSEYVLKIIKNE comes from the coding sequence ATGGGAAGATTGCTATACACTTGTGTGTGTTTTTTTGTGCTGAGTATGCTAGCCCAATTTTGTTTTGGGCAGGCAAAAGACTCAATTTTTCCAATTCTTCAGCCATGTGGAGCTGGTACACCGTCTTTAAGTTGGGATCGTGATTTTAATAAACGACTTGTAAATTTTGAGAAGGCCAAAATAACAGGACGTTTCTCATCTACGAATTATGTCATTCCGGTTGTAGTTCATGTTTTACATGGCGGAGAGGCAGTTGGGGAGGATGAAAATATTTCATGGGATAGAATAAAGTCCCAAATAGATGTTCTTAATGCTGACTTTTCTGGTAGTAATTCAGATGTCATTAACACTCCAGGTAATTTTCAATCAGTCATCGCAGGTAACACAAGAGTACAATTCTGCTTAGCAAAAACAGACCCTGATGGAAACTTATTGCAAGAACCTGGAGTGAATCGAATAAATTGGAAGGCCAAAGGGTGGGATATTGTAGCTGGCACTCAAAGCAGGGAAGTTTTTACAAATTATTTCGAGCTTATTATAAAGCCAAATACAATTTGGGATCCTAAAAGATATTTGAATATTTGGGTATCTGATAAGAAACAGTCTTTAAATGAGATTCTAAGTGGATACGCTCGATACCCGACATTTCCAGATACAACGACATTTCCAGAGTTGCCATTACAGTCCTTTAATATTGAAACAGAAAAAACAAGTGGTATCTGGATATATAGTAAATATTTCGGCATTAATAAGGTAATATTTAATCTCCATCCTTTAGGAAGAGTTGCAACCCACGAGATAGGTCATTGGTTAGGCCTCTATCATACTTTTGAAACATTTAAACAAGACGAAGCTGGCAACACAATCTTTGAATGTCAAGGGGGTGGTCAAGATGGATATTTAGTGGGTGACAGATGCAAAGATACTCCACCTCAATATAGCTATAACTCCAGTGAATGTAGAGATAAATATGATACATGTCCTGATCTTCAAAATTTACCCGATATGGAGTGCAATCATATGGGCTATTCTCCTGATGATTGTCATGTGATGTTTACATTGGACCAAGCTAAGAGAATTGAAATGACGATGGCTAATGGAATATTTAGAAAATCGCTTAACTCTTCAATGGCATGTTCGGATTGTCCGGAGCTTGTTATTGTTGACCAATCAACTCCTAAATCAACTGTAATTCCAGGTGAAACTATTTCGATAAGATTTAAGGAAAAAGCTAAAGGAGTCGTGAGTGCTGGACCTAACATTGTAAGTCTTCATTTATCTTCTAACAACATTCTTACTCCTGGGCAAAATGGAGATTTGTATTTAGGGGAAATATCGGTAACTCAAACACTTCAACCCGGAACTCAGACAGAATTATTGAATTTAAATGTTACAATTCCATCAAACACAACGCCTGGTTCATATTACATTTTTATTTCTGCTGATGGCACTAATATTATAAGCGAATGTGTAGAGGATAACAATTTTGCAACAGTACAAATAACAGTTTTGGGCAACTGTTCTGATTTAATCGTAATTGACCAATTTACAAATCCTTCATTAATTAACTCCGGGCAAACAATATCGATTGGGTGTAAAGTGAAGAATATCGGTAATACTTCCGCCAACGCTCCTCATTTTGTCAACATTCATCTTTCAGAGGATGATGTATTAACGCCAGGCTTAAATGGGGATATATACATTGATGAGATGGAGGTATCTGAAATTCTTTCTATACAATCTTCTTCAGCAAGTCTTTCGAAACAAATGCAAATACCTTCCTGGATTCCAACGGGGACCTATTATGTTTTTTTCGCTGCTGATGGAAGAGGTCAGATTGAGGAATGTGATAATACTAATAACTTTGCTACCACAATATTGAACGTAGTTGCCACATCACAACCGACATCTACAGGCCAGCCTATTAAAGCATATTCGTATTGGTTTGATAACGAATTTGATAATAATGTCAAAGTTTCAAACCTCTCAGCCAACAATTACGAATTAAAAGCTTCCATTCCTATGGCATCTTTAAGCCCGGGACTACATACAATTAACATTGGTTTTTCGGATCGATTTAATAGACATAGCAGTTATCTTTCAGAAACGATATATAAGATAAATCCATTGACTCCTGCAGGACTGTCAAAATATGAATACTGGATAGATGATAAGTTTGATGAGAAAGAACTTGGCTTTCTTCTTCCTGCTTCAGAAGCATTTATAATTCAAAATATTTCCTTAGAAACTTTATCTTCCGGGCTTCATACATTTAATATACGGTTCAAGCCTGATGGAGAACATTGGAGTTCAATTAGCACATCTTTAATTTATAAACTTAACCAAAACATTCCAACTGGAGGCGCACAATATGAATATTGGTTTGACAATAATTACAATTCCAAAATTTCAACCGGCGTATCTAGTAGTTCAAATTATTTCTTAATAAATGATATCGAATCTGGGAATCTTGCAACTGGCTTGCATACACTTCATTTCCGATTTAAACCAAATGGTAAGCATTGGACAACCGCAACCAGCGATTTTATATATATACAGAATTCAACTTTAGGGAAAATTAAAAAATTTCAATACTGGATTGACGATGACGTTAAGGATAGCGTCTCTTTAAATTTATCCGAATTTGACGATATACAAATCTTGTCAAATCTATCCGTTAAAAATATCGAACCTGGATTGCATGTATTACACACTCGATTTGAAAACAGCGTTGGAGTTTGGAGTGTGATAACTTCTTCTTTCTTCTATAGAAGCTTAAATGCCGAAGCAAAAGAAAAAAAAGTGAAAAGGTATCGGTATTGGTTTGATTCTAAAGTATCCGATACAACTGTTGTGGTCTTGGCAAGCCCAAGTAGTGATTTTGAGTTATTGAAGGATATTTGTACATCTGACTTATTAGTAGGTAATCATATAGTCAATGTGCAATTTCAGGATTCATTAAATAATTGGAGTTCAATAATCACAACCTCTTTTTACAAAGCTCCTCCGTCAGGATTGTTGATTAAAGCAAGCGGGCCTACCACTTTCTGCGAAGGCAGCAATGTAATATTATCTGCTATGGATTGCGGAAGCTGTACTTATCAATGGAGCAATGGATTAACTACAAGAACAATTACAGTTAATCAATCAGGTAATTATTATGTTTCTGTGAACATAGATAATTGTGTACAGTTCTCTGATACTTTGAAAGTCGTCGTTAACAAGAAACCTGATTCGCCACTGCTTATTAATGGCAGCACAAGTGTGTCAATTGGCCAGTCAACTAGTTATGCGATTTCCAGTACTGCTAACGCAACAGGGTATTATTGGACGATAAGTGGCGGTGGAAATATTATTAACGGACAAAATACCAATTTGATAAATATCAATTGGACATCAATTGGTAATCATACTGTATCGGTAAGAGCTTTAAACACTTGTGATAGTAGTGATGTAAGAATACTTGATGTTCAGGTTTCGTTTCCAACAAGCACAAGCAACGTGGAAGATTTGCATCAGCTGTTTGTAACTCCAAATCCAAACTCAGGGCTCTTTTATTTACATATTAATGGTGCCCAGTTCAAAAATGTTTCGTTTCAGATATTAAATGTGCTGGGCCAAACACTTGTGACCGATAGAGCTAATATTAATTCAGAAAATTTCATGCACTATGTAGGTATCAGCAATTTACCAAATGGGTTATATTTCTTAAAAGTGAATATCGGAAGGAGTGAATACGTTCTTAAGATTATTAAAAACGAATAG